The DNA window ATTTTCAATCATTTCTtcagaaaattttatatttttatctttttctaaaACACTTATAAGTCTTTTTATTTCGGTTTCATTATAACAAATGTCTTCTTTCTCCTTCTGACTTTTTTGGTTATCTATCTTAAGGGACATTTCCTCATCTACTTTTTGTTCAatccaaaaatattttatagctTGTTCGCAATATTCTTCCGTTAAAATACCTTTAATTACGATTAAATTAAGACGCCGTTTTATTCTACTAACACACTTATTCCTGGATGTGGTATCCTTAAAATTGCATCCTTCCATCAATTCAATTTGTTTAacaacatttaaaatatttccagGATCCTCCAtcatatgaaatatttttgctttatcTGTACCATACtgcaataaataatacaaaaagtCAACTGTTGCAAGAAATTCTATATTTCCAAGTTTCTTAACTTCTTCTTTGACTGGGCCAATCTTCAATAGATCATATTTGTATACATGAGGTGGGGAATTTTCTGAATTTAAACTCTGTTCCTTTGATTCACCGTTCTTCATACTTGCAGAGGCGCACTTAATATGTGTGCATAGGACGAAAAAGTGGATGAATAAAAAGgtgtatatattcatgacgaacaacaattttttagaagaaaaattctctaataaataaaaacaactgttttattttctgaAATTGCTCAAATTCTCTGTAATAATACAACTATATGTGatatttctataattattccacagaaataaataaaatatatctaataaacATCCATTAattcttataataaaatataacttcaacagattaaatgaaatattttttaatttatttaaaatttagaTTCTTTTTGAATTAACAAGAATTTTCATTCATACataatagtataatataaaatgctAGACTAATTGTCTTATGTTAATATACCTTGTTTCTTTCTAGTTGTAAAATAgtaacttttaaaaaattttgaaataaaaaaaaatatatatatttgtgttcataaactttccttttattagaaaaaaaacaaaaacgaaaatacatttttaatttttttgtttttaacaTTAAATTCTTAATTATTCTAACTTCTTTTATTGCACGATACATTCCGTTTATGCATATTATTCCCTTaacaataaacaaaaaatttcaaacaaaacatataatatattccttttacATAATGATTtctaagataaaaaaataagtatattttttctatataatataaaaaaaattggtatTAAATATACCACTATCACATACTacgaattaaaatatatatttcataaacaaaaaaggaaaaaccttttttataaatacaaaaattgcaatttttttgcttctattttgttaaatactaattatataactaatttaaataataaactaTTGAAAgctttgatttttttttttttgttctataACTTCCATTTTACTTCAAAATATGTTTCAcattcataaaaatgtaaaattaaagacTACAAACGCAATAAAATTGtgtaattaaaagaaaaacatgtataagaaaaaaaatattaattaaatatactacaaatgtacatatttattttaaccaaaaaaattatacattatatcAATGAACTACAAATATACATCAAACGTTGTATCTccttgatattttttttaatcattaatgcatttttaagaaaacatcatattcataaaaaagagaagagcGAATATATGAGAAGTTTACATTAAAACggattatttatataattccagagatgttaaaaaaaattttttttaaactaatacaaaaatatataggaaaaaattaatacatgtGGTTCTACAATCTAAATCATAAATCAATTTTTCTCGTGAGTAGTCGAGTTTTCACTGGGGGCTTTATTTGGTTTATGCACTTTGCCTTCACTCTGCTCGCGTGCATTTTTAGATGGTACTTCTTCTTTGGGTATTCTTACTAAATCAAGAAGGAAATCCTGAATTGTACTTACAATGCATTCAATCATCCCTTCTGATAGTTTTAAGGCTTTAGCTTTTTCTAATTTACTTATAAGATcttttattacaattttattaagGCACATGCGATCTTTCTCTTCCTCACTTTCTAGCTTATCTACCTTAACAGACATTTCCTCATCTGTCCTTTGTTCAATccataaaacttttttaacTTCTTCGCAATATGCATCATCCGTTAAAACACCTTcaattacaataaaattaagacgcttttttattctattaatacatttttctcTGGATAATTTATCCTTAAAATGATATCTATACTTGCTTTGAAATCTGTCAAGACTGCCTGtagtataaaaatttttgtctATCATATTAtgtgtttcttttttacCTTTATAGGGATACTTAAAGTTATACATAGCATCAAGTGTTGCATGAAACTCTACATTTCCAAGATCCTTAACTTCTTCTCTAAGTGAGTCACTCTGTAAAttcttatatttgtatttatagggaggatcatatatataagttacTGTTGTTGAATTACCCTTCTTAGTAACAATCCTTTTGGTCCAGGGACCAGAACACTTAATAAATGcgcataaaattaaaaattggaTTTGTAAAaacgtatatattttcatgcCCAATTATAAACTTTTGGGAAAATGTTTTGggttaatattaataaaaacaaatttattattttcaaaaattgaaTGAATGCTCTAAAATAATGCATCTACTGcgatattattataaatgctACATAGCAATAGATAAATTATATCTAATATACCTTCGctaattcatataataaaccTCTATTTCAAaagattaaataaaatattttttaattcgtTTAAAATTTAGATTCTTTCATAATTTACAGaataaattcatttataaCAGATTTATATAAATCGCTATAtttgtacttatatattaatatatgttgttatttttttgtagtaAAATagtatgtttaaaaaatattgaaaacaaaaaatatgtatttttatttttattaatatttttctaaaaaataagagaaatacatttaaaatttttttattctttttaatgtaAAGTTCATAATTATTCTGATTTCTTCTATTACATGATGCAtaccttttatatatattaatccCATTCCACTAAAGAACAATTTGCTATTAAAACATACAGtatttttcttctaaataagtatttttaagctaaaaaaaaatatatattttttttttgtatagtataaaataaataagcatTAGCTATACACCCTTCGCCAATTactaagtaaaatatattgctcATAAACAATAATGGAAATActtcttttataaataaaaaaagttgaatttttttgattCCATTTTGCTtcatatgtaaatgtatatctAGTTTAAATAAGAAACTACCAAGAGTTTtggttttttatttttttttagtgtaTAACTGCAATTTTACTTCaacatatataacaaattcataaaaatataaaattaaaaattaaaaagacataaaaataaatgaaataaaatatgtaaattaaaaaataaaaataatgcataAAGAAGTAAGttcaattatatattctacaaatgaataaatttattttcacaaaaaaatttcaaataatataaatgaactaCAAATATACATCAAACATTCTACCGCTTAGATATTCCTTTAGACTCATTAATGCATGTTTAAGGAaacagtatatatataaaaagaaagaagaggAAATATTTGAGaagtttattttaaaacgaataattatttatatattctcatacgcttaaaattttatttttttaaattaatagaaaaataaatgggTACAAAATATTACGTGTGGCACTAGAGTTTAAATTACAAATCAAATTTTCTTATGAGTAGTTGCGTTTTCTTTGGGGTGTTCATTTGGCTTATTATGTTTGCCTTCTTTCTTTTCGTAGGCATCTTTAGATGGTAATTCTCCTTTGTACGTTCTTACTATATCAAGAAGGAAGTCCTCAATAGTACTTAGAGTGTTTTCAATCATCCCTTCTGATAGTTTTAAAGCTTTAGCTTTTTCTAATTTACTTATAAGGTCTTTAATTTCAACTTCATTACGACACATGCGATCTTTCTCTTCTTTACTTTCT is part of the Plasmodium malariae genome assembly, chromosome: 14 genome and encodes:
- the PmUG01_14016900 gene encoding gamete antigen 27/25, putative, translating into MKNGESKEQSLNSENSPPHVYKYDLLKIGPVKEEVKKLGNIEFLATVDFLYYLLQYGTDKAKIFHMMEDPGNILNVVKQIELMEGCNFKDTTSRNKCVSRIKRRLNLIVIKGILTEEYCEQAIKYFWIEQKVDEEMSLKIDNQKSQKEKEDICYNETEIKRLISVLEKDKNIKFSEEMIENTIITIEDFLLDVLRITINEEPMKIPENPEDQPRRPYESLKENSITDRKN
- the PmUG01_14017000 gene encoding gamete antigen 27/25, putative → MKIYTFLQIQFLILCAFIKCSGPWTKRIVTKKGNSTTVTYIYDPPYKYKYKNLQSDSLREEVKDLGNVEFHATLDAMYNFKYPYKGKKETHNMIDKNFYTTGSLDRFQSKYRYHFKDKLSREKCINRIKKRLNFIVIEGVLTDDAYCEEVKKVLWIEQRTDEEMSVKVDKLESEEEKDRMCLNKIVIKDLISKLEKAKALKLSEGMIECIVSTIQDFLLDLVRIPKEEVPSKNAREQSEGKVHKPNKAPSENSTTHEKN